The genomic window ATCGATCTCTTTAATAATATGCTCCGACAAATTAATATTGCCATCCTCTGTAATTAAGATATCATCTTCAATTCGAATGCCAATCGCTTCTTCTTCAACATAAAGACCTGGTTCACAAGTATAGACCATGCCAGGTTGTAGGATGATATTTCGATCTCCAACATCATGGGTATCTAGCCCCAGCGGATGACCTATGCTATGGTAATAATATTTACTCACATCTTCTAGATTGTCAATAAGGTCTAATTCTTTACAGCCTTGCGCTAATAAATCTTTTGCTAGCTTATTCAGATTTACAGTAGATACCCCTGGTTTCATATGTCGGATAATCTCCTTATTACAGTGTAAGACTACATTGTAGACATCTTTTTGTCTTTCCGTAAATGTACCATTTACAGGGAATGTTCTTGTAATATCTGCACAGTAATTGTCTGCACTCGCCCCTAAATCAAAAAGAATTAAATCATTATCTTCTGTAATTTTGTTATTCGCTACATAGTGGAGTATGGTTCCATTGATTCCAGAAGCAGCTATGGTATCAAAGGCGTGTCCAGCACCTTTGCATTTTAGTACAAAGTCAAAATGAGCTTCAAATTCACATTCTGCCATACCTGGTTTTGCATGAATCATCATACTTTCAATGCCTTCTTTAGTGATATCAATGGCCTTTTTCATGCATTTCACTTCTTCAGGTTTTTTGATAGTTCGAAGTTTTGTCAAAATCTTTGAAGCATTCTTTTTTATTAAATAAGGGTATTTCGATAAAAGCTCTGTAGAGAAAGCAGAGGACATTTTATCGCTGTAATCCCAAGCGTATCTGCTGTAATCAAAATAAACATTTTCTACATTATAAGCCCCACTGCCTAAAATCTGTACCAGCTTCGATTTAATATTTTCTACATACATTATATTTTCAATGCCAGAGATGCTCTTAGCCTCATCTGCACTAATCTTTGCGCCAACCCACTTAGCAAGGATAGGGTCAAATTTTTCGATAAAAAGATACTCTTCTACCACATCACCGTACTTAATAGCCACAAGAATAATATCTTCTCGCGCGATACCAGTAAGATAATAAAAATTGCGATCTACTTCAAACATATAATAAGCGTCATTTGATTTGTGTGGCGCTTTTCCAGAAAAGAAGATGGCCATGCTATTGTCTTGTAGATTTTCATAAAGCTCTCTTCTATTTTGAGTAAAAAAATTTTTAGTTAACATATAAATTCACTTCCTTTACGCTCATTTTATACTAGTAGAATAAAGAAGTGAACTGTTTTTAGAGAAAAGCAGGAGAAGAATGGCAAATTTATCTCCTTGACTTTAAAGTATTAAAAATATATGTTATATCTAAAAAGGAGTGGATTACATGGGTTTATTAGATGGCATGATGGGAAATGCTTCTGAGGTAAATTTAGGTAGTGTACAGAAAGATTTTGCAAAGATACTTGCTCCAAATGAACAAATTGAAAAGGCTTATAAATTAATTCGAGATTTATTTATTTTTACCAACAAGAGATTAATCTTAATTGACAAACAGGGAGTAACAGGCAAAAAGAGCGAGTATCATTCTATACCTTACAAAAGCATCACTCACTTTAGTGTTGAAACAGCAGGGCATTTTGATTTAGATGCAGAACTTAAAATATGGATTTCAGGCACACAAATGCCTATACAAAAGACTTTTAATAAGAGTTTGAGTATTTATGAGGTACAGGCAGTGTTGGCGGCGTATGTAATGAAATAACGTTAAACGATAGTTGAACAATTTTTAAGCAGCAGGTAGATAATGGTTGAAAATTTGTTACACCCTTATTCTATAATGTGCGTGCTTGTTAAGGCACAAATTTAGAAAGTCTTAGTTATGACTCCTCCTAATATATAAGTGTAAGGTTCAAGCACCCAACAGCCAGTTGGGACTTATCCTTCTCATTGTTTAAGCTGTATAATGGTTAGGCATTGGTCTGACTGATCACTCCTTGGACCCCAACATAGGCGTCCGTAAGAAAGCCCGTCAACCAGCCATCATTTGCAGCCGTTCGATTTATGCAGGTTGAACTGCCATGTGTACGTTCGTTTGATACCCAGGAGATTGAATAAGCAATGAGATAAGCTGGAACCATGCAAATTCAATTTCGGAGGTACATAGAATGTACAACGCAGTAGGTATTGATGTTTCAAAAGGCAAGAGCACCATCGCAGTCCTGCAGCCTGGTGGGGCGACTATTCGTAAACCCTTTGATGTGTCTCATACATCCGCAGCGATGAATGAACTCTCCAAATATCTTGGCACCCTAGAAGGCGACACTAAGATTGTTATGGAGTGTACTGGCAGATATCACGAGCCTATAGCAAATACTTTGCATGAAGCTGGATTCTTCGTTACAGTGGTAAACCCTCACCACATTAAAAACTTCGGCAACAACTCACTACGTAAGGTTAAATCTGATCCTGCTGATGCCAAGAAAATCGCACGCTATACTCTTGACAACTGGGCTGAATTACGGCAATATTCGAGTATGGATAATATACGTACTCAGTTAAAAACTTTAAATTCGCAATTCAGCTTCTTTATGAGGCAAAAAGTTGGCGCAAAATCAAATCTGATTGCACTATTGGACAATACATATCCCGATGTGAACAAACTCTTTAACAGCCCTGTCCGTGAGAACGGAAGCGAAAAATGGGTGGATTATGTATCCTCCTTCTGGCATGTGGACTGTGTCCGCAAAATCGGCTTAAAGGCCTTTACAGAGCGTTACAGAGCTTTCTGCAAGAAGAATCAGTATAACTTTCAGCCTTCAAAACCGGAGATACTATTTAAGGCCTCCAAAGAACTTGTTGCCGTTTTCCCGAAAGAGAAAACGTACAAGCTGTTGATCCAACAAAGTATTCAGCAATTAAACCTTGCTTCACAACATATCGAGCAGCTTCGCAAAGAAATGGATAGCCTTGCCAGCTCTTTGCCTGAGTATACAACCGTCATGAGTATTTATGGTGTAGGTAAAACTTATGGTCCTCAGCTCATTGCCGAGATTGGTGACGTATCAAGATTCACCCGCAGAGAAGCCTTAACAGCCTTTGCTGGCGTTGATCCTGGTGTAAATTAATCTGGTCAACACAATAAGAAGAGCAACAGAGCTTCCAAGGTAGGCTCTGCAAAGCTTCGCAAAACACTGTTCCAGGTCATGACCACCTTGCTCCAGAATGCGCCTGAAGATGATCCTGTATACCTTTTCCTTAACAAGAAACGGGCAGAAGGTAAACCTTACTATGTCTACATGACTGCTGGAGCTAATAAGTTCCTCCGCATCTACTATGGTAAGGTCAAAGAGTGTCTGCGTAATTTAGAGCAGAACAACTAATTTCTCTCCATATCTCCTCCTTTTTACAAACCGGCTTTTCAGGCGGTTTTAGTGTTGTGCCCAAAAATCAATCTGAAATATTTTCAAAAAACACTTGACTTTTTATTAGCAGGCTTTCTTGATTAAGCCGCACTTGCTGCAGTATTTATAAGTTTATTAAAAAACAATTCTTTATAAAATGACTTCGTTCGACAAAATGTTTAATAAATATGTAGTATTCTTAAGATATATAGTTAAATAATATACAATATGCTATATATTACAATAATATGGTGTGTATATTATATTATCATTTAAAAAATAACTAGATTAAAGACCTAAATTATAATAGACAAGCTAATAAAGTATGAAACATACTTTATGTTCTATATTGCTATTTATGTTTGGTATTATATGCTTTTATAGTAATAAAAACTACGATTTACTTTAGGAGAAACATATATGCAAAAAAAAAGGTTTAAGATTCTATCTAGCATCCTAGTTTTGTTATTGATTTTAACTTTCGTACTCTTGTGTAGAAAAAACCGGCCTATATCGGAATCTTCTGTTTATATGAATTCATATGCTACAGGAGATGTAGTCTATGGTGCCAGTGCCCTTGGGTTTACATATAGTGTTAGTGATTACGGTATATTTTATCTTAAAGATACAAAAATGCAATATTATGATTTAGAAGCAAAGGACTCTTATATGCTCTGTGGAAAAGCGAATTGCCATCATTCTAACTCTAACTGTAGTGCACGATATGAAAATATGGGAGATGTAACTGGATTAGCCATGTATGGCGAAAATGTGTATGCAATAAAATTAAACCAAGAAAGTAACACATACGATCTATTTACAATGGAGCCTTCAGGCAATAATCAAAAGATTCTTTACTCCTTAGATATTGGCAATTATGTTCCTGGTTCTTGGGTATTAAACGGTATCGGTGATGTTTATTATGCAGGTGGTATGGCATGGTTTACAACGCATTATCAATATATTGGAGAACCGATGCAAGACAATAGTGAATTAGAACAGTTACAAAGCACAGTAGTCTTAGGTATAAATCTTAAAGACGGAAAAGCAACAGCGCTAAATGAACTACCTAAAGAAGGAACTAGATATGAGTCTAAGAACAATGCTGCATATGAATTTGAGTTTATCTCAAAAGATTATGTGTTGATCAGCAAAAGTTGGAACAATTTAGAGCAAATGACGAAAAATGAATTTCAAAAAGCCTATGATCAAGGTGAATTTGAGAAATTTGATAGCAATGTAGATCCATATTACGAGTACATAACATCATGGTATGAAGAGAACAAAGAGCCAATGTTTCAATACCTCTTATATAATATGCACACTGGAAAATTGACAGAATTGGAAAATGGAAAACGTAGTCCTGATTACGGTGGAGATGGGCAAATAGCAGGGTATTATCTACCATATATCTTTATTGACACATATGAGGGTCAGTTGCTATATCAAAATCTAAACTATGAAAGTCCCGATACATCAATATATCTTTTAGATATTGCGACAGACGAAAAGAAGTTGGTACTAGAAATAAAAAACGGTAGCACTCTTCTTACTTCCAATCCAGGCAGTGTTTCTCCAAGTCTAATTGATGGTGAAAAGCTATTGTACTGTCTCTACCGTGAAGATGAAAAAGTAGATATTTGCTATTATGATATGAATTCAAAAGAGCATACTAAACTATTTCAAGATGATAGAGCAATTACCTTTAGAATGATAGGGGAAACAGCCGAAAAATACATAGGTGTTATTTATAACTTTATACTGGAACAGCCTGTTGTTCACATGATCGACAAGGAAGAGTATTATAAGGGAAATCTAGAAGCAGCAGAGAAATTGTTTTAATTAAGGAGTTAAAGGATGGAGCTTACTGTAGAAAATTTGTACAAAAATTATGGTCAAAAGGTAGCTTTGAAAGGTGTTAGCTTTGTTTTAGGTCAAGGAGTCTATGGTCTTTTAGGGCCGAATGGTTCAGGGAAAAGCACATTGATGAACATTTTAACAGGGAATGTAAGAGCTACTTCTGGTACAGTGTTTTGGAATGGCCAAAATATAGCTGAAATGGGAAAGGATTATCGCAAAATCTTAGGATATGTTCCACAGCAACAAGCTCTATACCCAGACTTTACAGGAATGAGGTTTTTATCTTATATAGCTACTCTTCAAGGTTTAAAATCAAAAGAAGCTAAGGAGAGAATTTCATATGCATTAGATGTAGTAGAACTCTCCCATGTGTCTAGCAAGAAGATTCGAAGTTATTCTGGAGGGATGAAACAGCGATTACTCATTGCTCAGGCCATATTAACAGATCCTAAAGTACTCATTATGGATGAGCCAACGGCTGGTCTAGATCCTAAGCAACGTGTGTTGATGAGAAACCTAATTGTAGAAATTGCCTCTGACAAGGTTGTTTTAATTGCTACACATGTAGTATCAGATATTGAATGGATTTCAAAAGAAATATTGCTGTTAAAGGAAGGTTCGCTTATTCAAAAAGGTAATAGGGATTTATTGATTAGGAGTATACAGGAAAAGATAGAGACAAGCAGTAAGCGCAATAAAAAGAATGTTGATTTAGAAGACATTTACCTGTATTATTTTGGAGAATGATATGATAAGGATTATCTATTATGAAGGGCGTAAACTATTTCATAGAAAAGTGGCTTGGTTTGTTATTTTCGGACTCATTTTGGCAAATGGTCTCGTTACTTATTATAATATCTATCGTATAAACGAAGAGGGCTATTGTATAAAGGATGTGTCCTCTGTCTACGAAGAATTAGATAATAAAAGCAACCAGGAACAGCACATGTGGATACAGACACAAATAGAACTCTACTATCAGGGCATACAGGAAGGAGAGCAATTATTCTCCTATGGAACGGAACGTGTATTTCACCTGATTTTAGAGCAAATTAAAATCATCTCTCAGTATGATGATTATCTAGCTGAAATGGATTTTCAAGCAGAAAAGATGATGAAGTCTTCTGTTTTTACCGAGCCAAATACATTTGCTTACAGAAATTTACTTCAGACACCTAAGGCCTATGAGCATCTCAAGGGGGTAGAAGTAGTGTCTGATTTTTCCTATGGAGTTCTTATTTTAACAGATCATCAGATAACGGATGCTTTTCTTCTTTTAAGTTTAATCATTTTTGTCATGCATTTATTGATTTCTGAGAGAGAAGAAGGAACGCTGCCTTTAATCAAAGCTACAAAAAACGGGTATGGAATTACTATAGCAGCAAAGGCAATCCTTTTATTGTTGCTTACCATTTTATTTGTACTGATCTTTTACGGTTTTAATCTTGTAGTATCGGCAAAAGAAGTAGGCTTAGGGGATTTGAGCCGACCTATTCAATCTCTTGAAGGCTATATTTCTAGCCCTTTTAAATTTACTGTATTAGAATACATAGTGCTATTTTTTATTGGAAAAGTTCTGGGTATCTTTGCTGTAATATCTGTTTTTTTCTTGATGTGTATCTTATGCAGAAATAATGTACTTTCGAGTCTTATTGCTATTTTTATCTTTGGTATTGAAGCTATATTTTGTACTACTATTGATATGCATTCATGGCTTAGCCCATTAAGCCAGTTCAATTTGATAGCATTGCTAGATACCAGTCATTATTTCTCTAATTATGTGAATATCAATTTATTTTCCTATCCTGTAAATATAGTTATTTCAGGTATTATTACTGCTCTTATAGCAATTATCTTAGGCAATAGTATTGGAATGTATATTTATGTTACAGAGACATCCTCCCAAGAGAGGCGAAATTGGATTGGAGAAAAAATGAAAGCGAAAAGAAGAGTTCTGTTTTTTACAGGGCATTATTTCAGCCTATTAAAGCATGAAAGCTATAAGCTGTTGATTATGAATAAAGGTCTACTTATTTTGCTCATCTTCTTAGGCATACAGTTTTTTTATTTTGGAGATTTAGTGTATATTATTGATCAGGAAGAACTATATTATCAGCAGTATTCGACTATCCTTTCAGGAAAATTGTCTCATGATAAAGAGGTGTTTATACAGCAGGAACAGAATCAATTTGAAGAAGTAGAAAAAGAGAAAGAAAGATTAATGAAAAGCTACGAAAAGGGCGACATAGACGATAGCTACTTCGATTATTTGCTTGCTGGGCTTGAAATCAATGGATATGAAGAGCGAGGTTTTAAAAGAGCACAAAATCAATATCAAATATTAAATACAATAGAACGAGAAAAATATCCTGTAGAGTACGTATATCAAACGGGTTGGAATAGTTTATTTGCTCAAGAAGCAAGACAATTAGACTTAATAGATTATGGAAAGGCATTTATAGTGTTGATTTTAGGAATATCCTCCTTTGGTTCCATAGAAAAAATGACAAACATGGATTCGATTATAGCTATTTCCAACAGAGGAAGAAAAGCTGTAATTGGATGGAAGGTATTCATTTGTATTTGCCTTGCCATCGTTAGTGCAAT from Alkalibaculum bacchi includes these protein-coding regions:
- a CDS encoding aminopeptidase P family protein, giving the protein MLTKNFFTQNRRELYENLQDNSMAIFFSGKAPHKSNDAYYMFEVDRNFYYLTGIAREDIILVAIKYGDVVEEYLFIEKFDPILAKWVGAKISADEAKSISGIENIMYVENIKSKLVQILGSGAYNVENVYFDYSRYAWDYSDKMSSAFSTELLSKYPYLIKKNASKILTKLRTIKKPEEVKCMKKAIDITKEGIESMMIHAKPGMAECEFEAHFDFVLKCKGAGHAFDTIAASGINGTILHYVANNKITEDNDLILFDLGASADNYCADITRTFPVNGTFTERQKDVYNVVLHCNKEIIRHMKPGVSTVNLNKLAKDLLAQGCKELDLIDNLEDVSKYYYHSIGHPLGLDTHDVGDRNIILQPGMVYTCEPGLYVEEEAIGIRIEDDILITEDGNINLSEHIIKEIDDIEAFMNK
- a CDS encoding PH domain-containing protein, with product MGLLDGMMGNASEVNLGSVQKDFAKILAPNEQIEKAYKLIRDLFIFTNKRLILIDKQGVTGKKSEYHSIPYKSITHFSVETAGHFDLDAELKIWISGTQMPIQKTFNKSLSIYEVQAVLAAYVMK
- a CDS encoding ABC transporter ATP-binding protein — protein: MELTVENLYKNYGQKVALKGVSFVLGQGVYGLLGPNGSGKSTLMNILTGNVRATSGTVFWNGQNIAEMGKDYRKILGYVPQQQALYPDFTGMRFLSYIATLQGLKSKEAKERISYALDVVELSHVSSKKIRSYSGGMKQRLLIAQAILTDPKVLIMDEPTAGLDPKQRVLMRNLIVEIASDKVVLIATHVVSDIEWISKEILLLKEGSLIQKGNRDLLIRSIQEKIETSSKRNKKNVDLEDIYLYYFGE